The genomic DNA GTCAAAAGATATAAACGCCGGAAAAGTGTCCAAAAGCTCTAAGGAGTGTCCCATATCCTGACATAGGAAATTAATCTTTTTCTCTAGAGTTTCAGGGTTTTGGCTTAGAATCTTTGGTAGCTTTGTGATTATCTTACACAGTTTTGAGAATTCAATCCCTAAATGTAGAAGGCAATCAAATCTTTTATGTAACTCTTCACTTGTTCCATGCATGTGAGTTAAGATATCCATGGTCATAGCATTTTCACCAAAGCCAATAGTATGcatgaaatttaatttactCATATTGTGAGACGGTAACCTTGCATCATGAATTGCCTTAAAACCACTTTGATAACCTTTATCAGGCTCTTCATTGGGATAGCTTGTGATAAAATCCACTAAAAGCTTATGATTCCCATCCTTGATTTTATCGAAAAACCATTCACGTAAACCCATAGCCCTCATCACATTGGGAAGATTCGCCATTTTTATTGTTCCCAACGCATAAGCATAGTTCTTCTTCACATCACCAAGACCTGTAGAATCCACTCCAATGTGTTTCAACAGCTTCAACACGTTAATCGTCGCTTCCAAATTGAGACTCAACAACTCCAAACCTTGTAGAATCAACCGAGCTACTTCCTCCTTCTCGACACTGAATCTACAAAAAAACTCAACCTTTTCAATCAGCTCCTCTTCTCCATACTCAAGAATCAAATGTTTATTCCTTCCAATGAGTTCACCTATCTTTCCCTTACCATCACTCAAATCATAAAACACTTTAATTTTCCTACAAACATCATACCAAACATCCACATTCCCTTCAACACACCCTACcaaatcaaaatccaaaaacacCAACCTCAAATCAGAAAGCAACCTATCAACCTCATCATCGACAAATTCCCTTTCCTCCacaccaaaaacaaaaggaaaagtcAAACAAATCGCAACAATTTGCACATTACAAAAACCATATCTTTTCAACAAACAAAGCCTACCCTTTATCTCAGAACCACTTTTCCTAAACATAAAACCACTCTCCGTATAAATCACACCAAGCTTATCCCAAGGAAACCCAAATTCACAAAGCACACAAGCAGAATCAAGAAGTGATCCATCATCGCAAAAAAAGAACTTATCATTCGGCAACAAACTAGAAATATGTGTATGATGAATTCCGATGCTTTCAAAGAAAAACTCAAACTCATTGATGGGGTTGTACCTGTTAACAATACAGAGAATCAGAAACATAAAAAGACTAGCCTACTCACAACCTAATTATAATAAACTCAAGACAATAATGCAGTTTTGGTCCCCCTATttataattacacaattttggtcctccatttcaaaaaaaattatcaatacaTGACATTGACCATCCAATTTGATGGTGTGGCAATTTATGAGGTGACCTGACATAAAATAGAATGGCCTAATTGTTGAGTCTTCAAAAATAGGTGTTAAATTGaggcaaaagaaaaataattgcaGAAGCCAAAAGCTACAAACTTTAGCTTCGTGTATAATCAATTCTACTGTAAAACATCAAAAcgtatcaaaatcaattatactcttctagaatcaattttggccCTTCCAAAATTGAAACTTGGTTCTGCAGTGACaagaattgaattgattttgtaaatcaATTGGGTGcctaaaaatcaattctaggaTCAAAAGCTACTAATTTTAGCTTAAGTAAATCAATTTTGGAGGAAAATTCAATTCTACTAGAGAGCAAACCATTTTGGAATCTATTTTACACCTCTAGAACGTGAAATGAAACATACAAATCCAGAAAATCTAATAACATTACCTTAagaacttttcaatttttttggtgaaagaatccaatttttttggtgaaaaggAACCCAACTTTGAAATGAGATTAGAGAGAGAATGAAATGAGTTTTTGGAAATCTGATCCGCAAAAGCATAAGGGATGGATCTTGTGGAGTGGAGATATTCAGTGAGTGCTTTTTGAGCTTGTGACACTACAAGTTTCTTGTAGCGACAAGGAATTTCCTTTTTTGAGGAGTTTAAGGTTGTTGTGATGTTGGAACAGAAATGTCGTTTAAGGTTGTTCAACAACATCACTTTCATTTTGCGGTGAAGTGCAGGGTTTCTTTTCTCCTATCATTCATTCATCTGGTcgaaacaaaattattgttttttggtGTAATTATTTTAgcttaattgtactttttttctatcttttgctaattgtgcgattttgcaccccctctttttttttagcgattttgcaccccatctttttgccccctttctgattttgcaCCACATCTTtgtgtttaattgcacttttgtccCCTATCTTTttgtcaattgtgcgattttgcactttctcttcttttttttgagtaattttGCACCCCATTTTTTGCCTCATTTCccctcttttaatgatgattttgaacaaaacacaattagcaaaagatgaggtgcaaaatcgctaaaaaaaaaaaggggtgcaaaatcgcacaattagcaaaagatggagggaaaagtgcaattaagtcaattatttttaacaaaaaacaaatataaaaataaaagtaaaaaaaaaatagggtatCTTAGTAACTTGAAGTTAAGcgaaaaaataagtaaaatttgaTCGATGATTATTTTATGTTTGCATCAAATTTAAGTTTAATCAATTTAAGTAAAATAGGGTATTTTGAATGATTAATCTTTAAATAAAGTTCATTAACAATTTAAGTTTAATCACTTGATTAAAACATACAACATTTTCTTAAACTAAACAAACCAGTTTAACCATACTTATCATCTTGGTCTACCATGGTTTTTCTATGTTGTCGGGTATAGTTAGAAATTCAAATGTTCCCTATATATTAGATGAGATAAAGGGGATGCTGGAAGGTTGGAAAATGAATCTTCTCAGTAGATCAAGATCACTCGCTTTAGCACAAAGTGTTGTTATCGTTATGTTTACTTATACTATGTAGAACATTTGGCTGCCTTCTCGAATTTGTGATATTACTAATGTTATTGTTCATTCCTTATATCGGGGAGGAACTCTTGTCATTGGGTTATTTGGAATAGTGTAACTAAGTATAATCTCATGGGGGTTAAAGTGGCATGACTAGAAACTCAAATATCTCTCTTCTTGACAAACACATTTGGGATGTTTTGCATCAATCACAAAAGTTttagtttaagatattgaagAATAAATATTTGTGTAACACTCTTATTTTGCACACTCCTTTTAAACCTAGATATTATTGCAGGCTAACATGAAAGTAGTGGAAATATTACAGTCTAATTTTGTTTGTAGAGTTGGGAGAGGCCATATATATGTTTGGTATGATAAGTGGATCAATGGTGGGTGGGTGGGCGTGTGATGTTGTGCCTCATGTTAGCATAAGTGACATTAATCTTCGACTTTGTGACTTGAGAGAATACGGATTTGAACTTCAACAAACTTTATACCCAACTCCCTACTTTTTACTAAGATTATATTTGTAGCTTCGTATCATTATCATTGATCATGACACTGATGATAAACTCAGCCAACCATGGTTATAAATGGTCGGATAAAAATTCAACTTAACATGTTGAACCCACGAGTTCTTGGAGTTGGGTTTGAAAAATACCAATTACTAAGAACCTGAGGCATTTTTGTTGTCTAGTGATACATGAAAGTCTTCACACTAATGTATTTAGAGGTTCCCGTCATCTTACCACCAATACTTTATGTCATAGATGTTGTGCAATTGTGGAAAACGATATGCATACTCTTCGTGATGTTCTAGTGCAATGTCCATCGAAGCTATTTCTGTCCCACTTATCCTAATGATTTTTACATGCAAGATTATAAAAGTTGGTTCAAAGATCATGCTACTGCTGAAGCAGACACTATGCTAATAGTAATTTGTTTTGAGATTTGGTGGAATTGAAACGAAGAGATTTtccaaaatgtaaaaaaaataaaaaaataataagcttCAGTCAACAATATATTAACGTATCATTCCTCCATGGTCCATCCCCTTGGTCCTAAAAATAAGCATCATGTAATTCATCATATTCATTGGCATCAGGGGCGGACCTGAACAAGGCATGGTGTAGTTGCCACACCAGTTCAggtccaatacttttttttaatatttttttatcggCTCATTGTATATTTTTACTTACATATTAATACAaatacctaattttttttatgtttatacacgcgtctatatttttactcatatattaatacggggacatttttttttgtaatttatatacGTGTCTAAATTTTTACTCATATAAAAggacctattttttttaatatacatgtgtttatattttaacttatataTTAATACGGGGAccaatttgttttaatttatacacatgtctatatttttattcatatatcaatacatggatttttttttataatttctatgCAATTGCGACTTTGCTTCCAAAAAAAGAGTGCAACGCGCTCACTCGTCTTTATGCACAAGTATCATGTTAGAGCATTTGACATCTCTTGTAACCTATATAGAAAGAGATATTCTTAGAAAAATTAGTAATGATATGATTTtacttcattttcaacaaatggaaAGTAGAttattctttgtaattttggttgctacaactatttttaatataacttcttattaaatttaatattatttaaatatttgaccaaaaaaatgtGCCCCACTAGTATTAAAAGGCCAGGTCTGCCCCTGATTAGCATCCCTCTCCTGAAGACTTTCTTAAAGTCAACGTGGATGGATCCTCTTTCGATAATCCTCGTAATGTCGATTTCTGAGGCCTTTTGAGAAATGTTGGAGGTAACtggatttatttatgattttttccGAATCTTGTGGCAGAGCTTTCAATTCATTCGCTAAACTTTCAACTATTTAGAGAGGTCTACAATTGACTTGAGATCTTGATTATAATTCTATCATCATGGAATCCGAGTCTTAGGCAACTTTGTATTTAATTGATGATACCGAGCATAATGACTTTCATCCACTTGTTGCTTTACTCTCTCTTATTAGGAAATTCACTTCTCTTATTTGGATGGTCtcatataatcatctcttaagAGAAGGAAACGAATGTGTTGATTAATTGACTAAGTTTGATACTTGTAAAGTTGACTCTTTGAATATGTAGATTGATCCTCCTCCTCAATTGAATATTATCTTACTTGCATATAGGTTTGTGGTGTGTAGACAACAAATGACTTAGTTTGTTTCTCTTGTTTCCTTTTCCTCTTGATAAAGAGAAGATCTTATTATTTAGTGAATGAACGTGAATTGTTTTAGATGTccaaggaagaaaagaaagaaaaaaaaatcaacgttAATGTtgtttaattgcatttcttttcgcaaatttgcaatttttttctctttaaggTGAGGTGCGGAAAACAATTACTTGAGAGGCTCTATAATAAAGCCCATACAATATAgatatataagaaaatttgttgaTAAACATTAGAATTTTGCTCTCATCCAGCACAAAACACTCGCGCCCTGTAGCCATTCCAAAGCACCCCTTTGTTAATTAACTAAcgcaaatataaaaattgtgaCTTAATTTCTTACACATGTGTGATTTAAGTCGCGTTGTATGAGAGTTTTAAAATTCCAAAAACATGGCTCTGTATATACTAGTTGTGAAAGTATGCTAATTGAATTCAGTTTTTActataaaaatgatataatcaTTATTATCTTTGACGAATTTCCTTTTATTGAACTCTCTTAAATCTGAACCGATTAGTTGAGTTTGATTCCTAGCAAactgttaaaaaattctaataaatCTATTGATAACATAAGTCTATTTTGCTCAATAAAGTGTCGTGATAATTTTTGgttcttaaaatttaaatttactttAACTGAtgataatataatttttctataaCTGACTGCTTTTACAATTTAGAGCCAATGTATCCAACCAAACACATAATTCATGTTTCATTTGCTGCACTGTTTTGGAAGAAGCATGATAGACATTTCATCTTGTCTAGATAACCTTTTTTTATGACAGAGTTCTCTACAAGATAAAGGGAAAGATATAAGTGTGGTATGAGTGGGTTGAGTAGAGAATTGTATTGTCCTTGTATAGGAGTTTGGCTCTATGATGTAGAAAGACGACTTAATTCTGCATGTTTGTTGTTAATCTTCAGTTACTCATATAAACTAGATTTTGATTTGCATCCGattattcttatcttttttaaccCATCATTGTGGGTCTGCAACCGTTgaaatgtaatatatttttatgtacTTATCTCTCTAAGTGcaataaattttgataaatCAGTGAGTGCTTGTTGAtctttgtcatttttaattctcaattctcatatatatattactCCTTAAATTGTGTGCATTAAATTTAATTTCgacctttttaataaatttaatacacaaaatttaagggaatatttcttcttttgaatTTCTTAACTTGTGTCCGCACAAGGTAACATTGCCCTaactaataatatattttggtaaataaaacacattttatggtctagaagtcctagctcaactggcaaatgccgaaattgcaaggtCGGACGTCATGACCCGGGTTTgaacccgggacctcacagttgtgtgtgagtttattttcagtggattaccacttcatctaagacaaaaaaaaaacacattttatgattaattaaaatcaacattgctaatttttttaataattgtgaaaaattatataaaaaaattgttgttgtgtacaaagtgagttatatgtcccacatcggataaaagagTAAATGTTGAACatcttataagtaagaggacccataaacccacTGCCTTAAGGTTTTAGGTAAGAGTGTGACGTCTATCTTgcttgtgtggttgttctaACCTCAATGCGGACGGTCTCCCGAACACCCTCAGTGTCCGGGATCCATGACCCAAAAAAAACATCTAATTTAAAATGGAGAGAgtataaaaaaagtaagaatGGAGAAAGTAGAATGCAAGCATGAAGATTATGGAATAATGAAGGGCATGGCCTATAAATTAAAGTGAGATGGAAAAGAGAAGTTGAGAGTATCCAATGATTGCAGAGGTAGTGCGTGTCTTGTTATGGAGAGACATTATGACACGCACGAGTGCAATTATGGGACCACGTGTTCTCACGTGCTCATCCACCACACCACGTCATAACTTATGCTTCACCTCTCACGTGACTTCTCTTTCAACTTTAGCCCATAAACAAATTTCACTTCACGTGAGCcatgaataattaatattgattGATGTTAACTACTAgtaatattataagaagatgtcaACCGCTGCTCCAGAATACttgtttaagaaattaaaaagataaaattttaaattgaaaaatacacTTTGTTGATTGATAACACAATTTCCAACACAACACATACTATATTTACTTCTTAACCAGTGATACTGGTTAATATTTCccttattataattataaaccGATTATTTTATAAAAGCGGGGTTAACTTgttttaaagagaaatgatatttgtacaatcactttgtgataatttttagaCAACTTCCTCTCTTATACATACATTATATTAttactctctctctttctttttctctcttctttgtcAAATAGGTTgtatcaaatggttgttcaaatagcATTGCTCTTGgaagaaataaaatatgcattactctctctctttctttttttctcttcattgtCTTTTTTTTAGGTGATCGAGGTTCGAATCCAAACCTTACAtattaattatgcattattcctaccaactgagttaaattcACGAGAACAAATAAAATCACAGGTCTATATGCACTAATGACATTCCTTTGTGaaagtttaaaattttttatcctttacaaaacaattttttttaatttcgttttggttttttaacttGTGATAGCAAGATTCATGTATAaaagcaatgttatttgaacattgaATCATAACACCATACTCCCTCCGGTTATTATACTCTCTCCGATCTCAAAtgtaagaaaatattatattttaaggtttatttaataaataatatattttgtctataatataaatcaaatacatcatttattcaataaatttgaaaagaaaacttTTCTCATATTCGAGAGCGTTGGGAGTGTATCAACATCGTATACAATACATTTTTTAAGGCACATCATATACAATACATTTTTTAAGGCACATCGTATACAATGCATTAGTATGTCATTGTCTTTTTTTGTCagaagagagaataaaaccCAAAATTATGTGTCATATGTCTTTTTATACTTCCTCTGATCTTTAAtataagagaagaagaaaaaaaacagattcATTTAATACTTgtgtatctagtctatattataaatcacatatatcagTTAttcatttgatgaaaaaaataaatctttacTCATATTTAAGACCAAAAAGAGTGTTgtgttatttgttaatttttgtgtgaaaaattCATTTCTCAATAACAATGAAAGTAGAGACATAATCATGGTCAAGGGCACATGTATATGTTACCATCTAGAGGGGTTTGAGCGACTAACGGTCTTTTTAGAAAATGTTATTCACACTAGTAATATTATTGTAGTTAAATATGTGCTAACTCAAGTTGTGGCGGGTTTGACTCGACAAAAATTATtcaactcaaaatttgatttaactttgatatgaaatttttcttttccaactTGAAATTGGTTTATTTGAAGCTCATTAATAACTCGATTCAACTCGTTGTATTTAgttaattttcttaaatcacataatttaaaaGTCATttgatataagaaaaaaaatccaattttttacatctttaaccttttgatttattttaaagtaaaaattgaatgaaactaAAGGTATCGCAAGCGTAAGGTGTACAAAAgacatataaacataaatcaaGTTGTTTGAGCTCcggtggcaaggagctccttccaaggacgtgcTCGGGGAAGATCGGGTTCGATTCTCAGGAGGAACAACGTTTGGCCAGTATGCATGCCTTTACACACGAGCCGGATTAATCGTTCACCTTtgatgggtcggaaaccggtgcaaaaggcaaaaaataaaaagacataTAAACATACAATGTTCCAACCTACATAAATATGTAGAAAATCATAGAAAACTATAAAAGTCATTCCTTCATTTCTAGCCAAGATAACTTATGctttttaaagagaaatgatgATGAATCTAAGAGATAAACTAAAGGTAAGAATGTTAGGAAGTGGAATCAGCAAGATCATATGAGAAATCACAAATCTTGATATGTATCTCACCCATTTCTTACAATTTGTATCCAAAATAACTACTTGCCCAATatttatgtattaaaaaattaggaaaatgttaatcaGTTCTTCCGggacattttttaaaaaccatAAGAGTATCTATAATGGTGAGGTTTTCACCATTTAAGACCTAGTAGTTAATAGGTACTTCTATCGTGGGAAAAATTTGGGGGTCTTTTAAGACATGAGGTCTAACTTAAGACCCATCTTTAAGTGGCCCACAtacacttttttattaaaataatatgttagtgGTGGAATTTAAATGATTAAGAGTTAGTGGTGGGACCCAATTAGACTTTTTGTTAGTAGATCTCAATTGGAGTGACCGAGTACCTATTATGTATcgttattataaaataataaaaaagtgatgCGTACAATTGAGATTCGCTTAAGTCCTTCAATTTGAGTGTCTctattgtggatgctctaagtagtaaatatttattaaaatacatGTAATCAATGGAAAtcgaaatatttgattttttaaaataatactcCACCCGTCCCATAATACTTGACATAGTTGACCTTATTACGCATGTCAATGCATAActttgagcttaaatatcttgaataatatatatgaaaaaattatgaatatttgatatattgaaaagagaaatgatatttgtacaaccattttctaacaacttttgtgacaactttctctctcatacccacattatatttttacttcttctctctattactttgataTTTGTGCCAATACatgattttctttgtaaaaatgtGGTTGTCTATTTGGTTGTCAAGCAAAttaatgttcaaataacactactctattgaaaatactcatataatattattaatctttatatattaataaaaaaatacaatcaaaataaattatgtcaaaattacacattttcaaaTGGATCATCTATTATATATAGGAGGTAGTagttacttattttaaaatacttaacgagacccaaaaaaaaattatgcatatgCATCAACCACGCGACGGCAAGACTTAAAAAGATTTGTTAAAGATCTGGTCGGATAAAGTATGAGGGGACGCATGCTATTGACACCACACTTGTGAACTTCATGCAAAGTCCCAATCATTGCCGTTCGATCATATATACATGATTATGTCAACTACTTTCAACTCCTTTATAAAGCTAAGAATATGATTCTCATTATTGTCAATGTTTTTAGCTTCTCAAAAGTGCTAAgggaaaaagaataagaaaaaaaacacattggAAATGAAGATTCCAGTAGATAATccatttatatatttctttttttcttcaatttgacTCCTATGGTCAATATTCGTTTTGGAGTAGATATTTGGGTATAGCTAAGAAAATGACTTTCATGATTAAATATCATTGAAATTCATCATAGTTAAGAATATTTAGACATTTCTTCGagtaatgatgttttttttcttggtgGTTGATAAATGCTTTTTCTGAATGGAAATAGGATCCGTTtagattggcttattttgagtttCTGTAGGCTTATCTATTCCCATATGTCTTTTTAAaagtgtttgggtaaataaataaaaataacttataatagtttcataagctgcttatgccatatttcaataagtttaaattttcagcttaccctttcggcttaacaaggagcttatgaatttacgtgacctccttcgattctctctggatccactttttcaaaacatgtattttaactataattatctttggcggtgcataagtaacaaaattgttatatacttatcttactaaagtaacacacgtaactaagatttttattattattttttga from Medicago truncatula cultivar Jemalong A17 chromosome 8, MtrunA17r5.0-ANR, whole genome shotgun sequence includes the following:
- the LOC25499985 gene encoding transcription termination factor MTEF18, mitochondrial is translated as MKVMLLNNLKRHFCSNITTTLNSSKKEIPCRYKKLVVSQAQKALTEYLHSTRSIPYAFADQISKNSFHSLSNLISKLGSFSPKKLDSFTKKIEKFLRYNPINEFEFFFESIGIHHTHISSLLPNDKFFFCDDGSLLDSACVLCEFGFPWDKLGVIYTESGFMFRKSGSEIKGRLCLLKRYGFCNVQIVAICLTFPFVFGVEEREFVDDEVDRLLSDLRLVFLDFDLVGCVEGNVDVWYDVCRKIKVFYDLSDGKGKIGELIGRNKHLILEYGEEELIEKVEFFCRFSVEKEEVARLILQGLELLSLNLEATINVLKLLKHIGVDSTGLGDVKKNYAYALGTIKMANLPNVMRAMGLREWFFDKIKDGNHKLLVDFITSYPNEEPDKGYQSGFKAIHDARLPSHNMSKLNFMHTIGFGENAMTMDILTHMHGTSEELHKRFDCLLHLGIEFSKLCKIITKLPKILSQNPETLEKKINFLCQDMGHSLELLDTFPAFISFDLENRIKPRFRFHMWALEKGLYSKNYSIASLVATSDKGFVGRVFKIHPAAPKHWFEQFYPNKFRAS